Below is a window of Eschrichtius robustus isolate mEscRob2 chromosome 13, mEscRob2.pri, whole genome shotgun sequence DNA.
TAGCTCCCTGGACCAGGAATAACCTATACATTGTTTTCCTATGAGACAGCACAGCGGTACAACCCTCTGCTCCTGCAGGAATACCCCTTAGAGATCTGGCATCCTGGGAAATCATCCAGTCCAAGGAAGTAGACCAAGACAGACCCAGGATGGGGAGCAgtagttaagaaaaaaaggaaaataaatggcaTGCAAAACAATCTCATTAGAAAGATGAAACAGAAGAGCTAATTGCTCATTACCTGAAAACAAGAGATCCAAACAAGAAAAGTACACGTTCGGGACTTCCCTTCCagcttggtggtgcagtggttaagaatccacctgccactgcaggggacacgggctcgagccctggtccaggaagatcccacacaccgtggagcaactaagcccgtgtgccacaactactgagcctgcgctctagagcccgtgagccacaactactgaagcccgtgtgcctacagcccgtgctccacaacaagagaagcctccgcaatgagaagcctgcgcaccgcaatgaagagcagcccctgctcaccgcaactagagaaagcctgcgtgcagcaacgaagacccaacacagccaaaaataaattaaataaatttagaaaaaaaagtacatgttAAGAGAAACCACTATATAGtctataaaactttattaaaattggGATTACTTACAAACTtgtacaataaaaatgaaaaaatatataataagacGTCGTTTTTTCTTACAGGAAAGTGAAAATGAGACCCATGGCAAAGAGTCATCCCTGATCATTTTGTTGCTTTCAAACATTCATgaacttattttaaatataaatgacaaatcttttaaaaataacactaaGGCATTACCCACAGGCTAAAACTTACCCAGTAACTCCCTATTTCACCATCAATTCTAGAAACTTGATAAAGGGAGGCAACTGCAGGCTGTAACAGTTCTAACACTCACATTATGAGCTATCTATTATGTTAATAAGAAAAGAATGTTGTCCATGCTGTAGAAAATTTCAGGGAAGGTGGTTTCACCATTTTCAAGTTATTGTCAAGAGTGTGAAAAGGAAGATGAGACACATGGGCGGGGGGTATGGGAGACAAAAGCCCCAAATTTGGGGATACTGTGTGCCATTCCCTTCCCCACTAAAGCTGTGTGTTGACACTGGTGTGAATCCGCTTTGTTTATTCCCAGCAGGCTCTGGCTCCCATCATATAAGGCACCAAACTCCCTTTTCAAGGTAATAACTGTCTAGAATCCAACTCAATAGCAACTGAATCCATAAGCTAAGTTACCAAGAGATACCCCTGGAACACCACAATTGCATAGGTTTCCCTAAAAATCAATTTCTGCTAcaacaaaacataaacaaaaggtTTTAGGTGCATTTGCCTTGTGCAATGgctattttatgtttattacttGGTTTCAGTGCCTATGTAACATGAAGGCATAATAAATCTGTCAAACTGTCCTCTCCTTGGTTCAGATAAAATTCTTGGCATTTCAATATAGATTATTATCTCTTATGTCAGACCTGAGTCCAAAGGAATACTAGAAGgacatttaatttccttttctcgtACTTCAACTTTCACTACTCAATTCAGAGAAAAGTTATGAGTTCATAGCTAGGAACCATTTTTACGTAGGCATCCATCTGAGCCCATCGTTTTTTCTGGAACAACAAAAAGATTGAGGGCAACTGCATAATCCATTCCCAAGCCTTTTATGGATATCAGGGCCTGGGGGAACTACCTGGCCTATTTGGGTCCTTACATTCATCAACTCTCTATTGTATATGCAAAGTGGGGATTGGGTTGAAGGGAACACAGTCAATGAAGAGAGGGCTAGGCCCTAAAATGGGATGTATTAGCACAAAATGGAACACTGGGACTCAAAGTCTATCATCAGCAAAATCCCGTAACCAACATAAAGgtcatgaatttggggggagaaATAAACTAGTTTTGGTGGGATGAAGTGGCTGATAGGAATTTCTTATTAGAAGATATCAAAGTTGCTAAATTTTCCTTATTATCAGTCATTGGTTCCACAGGTCTTCTGAAAGTAATCTGAGTGGGAAAGTGAAGGGGAAATGTTTTAGGCCAGTTGGCTCTTGTATTCCCATTAATGGGAGTCATGCTCTACACAACTTGGTCGGACCCATTAGGGGCAATAGATTTCTGATGCTGATGGGACCCTGAGCTCTAGGGCCAATTTACAGCTTGATATTTGCCGAGCAAGATGCTGACATGGCAGCAGACGTGGCTCCAATGTCCAGCACACTCCGCAGTTATCCTTTCAATCCTTCTTGATGAGATCGGTCTGAGAGACGAGACTATGCTGAAACTGCAAGAGCTGTAACTGAAAATTAAATGGTGGCTTCAAGTAGTGACTGAGCCAGCAGACTAAGTGGCCAAAAGGGAGACAAGAACAGCTCCTAAAGAAGGTTTACGGAGTCAAGCAATCTCCAGGCACACAGAGGCTCTGAAGCATCTGGGGCAGAGCCACACAGGAAGACAGGGCAAGGACACACAGCACACCAGAGGCACCGTCCTTCACTGTCTGAGAGCAGCTCTCATGCTGCAGGACCCATTGTCATTGCCACTGCCTACAGCTCAGTTCTCCAACTACCAGACAGGGAGTAATAAACCGAGTTTGATTTTACTCATCCCAAATTCAAACAGTGAGAAAAACTCATCTTGAGATGGAAACTGTATATCACAAGGGGTTTACTAAACAGAAAAAGACGAGAATCTTTCTCTACTTCACAATGCTTTCTCGCTGAAATAAAGACATGAGTCAGGAAAAGTCACACTGGAGGCAAGCAACCATGTCCCTAAGTAGTTATATGGGGAAGGCACCAAAGTCTCCAGGGAATCCTGAGACCATTTGTACAGCCGAATTATTTTTTCGAATCAGCTTAGGCTCAAATATGCTAAGTCTCGATTTCTATTAATGAGGCAAAAAATAGTAAATTTCCGAGGTCTTAACAGTTCTTTGTAGAGAGATAAAATGTTACCATGTACATAATTCACAAAGATAGAAAGGTTTCCTAATATAAATCAACTTTAACCCATGGCATCTGTCCAAATACtgcttatttttcactttctgcTATATGTCTATTTGCTGCCAACTGAGGTAGTTGTCAGTTTAGGACAGTTTAAAGCTGTGGGAAACACTGGCAGAAAAAAATCAACTGGCCACCTGGAGGGGAATCTCAGAACTGACATTTTGGAAGTCCGTAATGGAGTCCAGAACCTTTCAACATTATCTGTTAATGGCTGGTCTGAAGGAGTcattatagctttttaaaaaatcatctgccTTCCCCATGATCATGGTAAGCCAGTCAGTCCAATGCTGTGCTCCTGCCATCAGTGTCTATCTTCCTGAATAAAGTAATTATAGCTTTTTCCAAGGTACGAGGGTGAAGATCACAAAGACAGAACCAAGCGAATGACAGAGACTTGGGAATTTGCTCCCTCATAAATGGCACTGCTTGCTTATAAGGGTACTTTCCAATGGCAAAAGAAAGTGAAACCAATGCCACTGTGATAAAAGGCAGCATGAACCTCTGGTCAGGCATGGAATTGCAAATAAGTACAATAAGTTCATAGAAAAGTGCATCTGCTCCTGATGGCTGAACAAGCACCCAGAGGCATAAGGATTATCTGGAGGTCTATCTCCTGACAATGCAAATTGCGGCAGCCACATAGCTACAACGTGTACATTGTATCAAGAACCTTCATAGATAGTTTCAGGCTCACAAATTAGCCAGACTTCAGGTGGGGAGGGATACAGGTGGTACGGAAAGGCTGAAAAGAATAGGTAGAATGGGTAGacaaaggaagggaaaggaaaaggagataGTTTCTTGATCCCACAGCAATTCAAAGATATGTGACCCACTGACAGGAAAAATGGAGAACCTTAAAAAGCATTTAAGTTCCCTAAATAAGATCACTTCTCCTAACCAGCAGAAACAATCCTATTATAAACCAAAGGGAAGAGAATATAAGAAATGAAACAAACTGAAATGTACATACTTCAGAGGTGAGGGAATAGACTCTTCCTGAAAGGGCAAAGGGGGCAACGAGGACTTAGAAGGGAAGAATgcaaaccaatttttaaaatagaattgaaagttaaatataataaaaaccccAACAGACCTCATCTACAGAAAGGCCTGCAGGCAGGACTTAGAATATCATAGGTGTGAGAACTAATCCAAAGCTCAGCACAACACTCCTTGGGCTTTAATGGATAATCCATATTAATAAATACGTAGGGGCCTATGGGGCTTGTCACTCTGGAGCACTTGCTGGCTCTGGAACGAGTttgtcacatttttttaaaatgtattcacttAAAAAACAAGACAGACAAATAATAATCTATTTTCCTCTTAAAACAGTTAAAACAAGGATTATGCTAAAGTCACTGAAATAAAAGCACAAGTAAAAGAGGCTCAGATTTGTGGATTTGTCTCTGAAAGATGCAGCCTATAGTCTGAAAGCATTACTTCACATATAACAGTTATCACTTCTGAGTTTGAAATGCCACAACTGAATCAACTTTCAAAGAGGAGCTGGAATGCCATGCTAGCTGTGGCAATCCAGTTTCTTTGGAAATATAAAGGTGGGCCGAGAACTTAACCAATGGGACGTGTTGGGAAGCAGTCAATACTTGATCCACTCTGCTTCCTCAGGACCCCACAGAGACCACCAAGACCATTTCCAGAGGGAGGTCTACTCAGGCCTCTAATTTCAGCGGGAGAATTTCAGCACTATCTCaccctatttccaagatttgagAAGCAATTGCGCAACACATGCAACCTGGACCATTGAGGTACCAAGCCAATCCACATAAAAATAACTGACGACCACCTAAGTCAACAAGCTGTTCTGTTGTGTGATGGGGGGGTACCGAGAATCTGAGTCCTCCTCCTCAGAGGATGTTTCTTCATAGAGTTCATCCTGGGCAATAATGCTCTCTAACCCATACTCCTGCTCATGGACAGAAACTTCATTTGGTGTGAGGTGGAAAGATCCTTCCACAAAGTCAGCAAATCTGAAAAACAGAAGATAATACTCATTAGGAACCTGCCTTCTgtcttgttttctttcaaaataagaaCAAATTGAAACCCTTGATATGCTCTCAGCTCAAATTATATTGAGTCTAGCCAACACCCTTATCCTAACTCTGGCAGGTAAGTAGACTAAAGCAAGAAATAAGAcgaaaaggaaagctgggatcATAGGCCAACATCTCCTGCAACCCCATCCTGCTTAATAAGCACTTTTAGTTATGGAAGTTTAGTTACCCTTTTTAGTTATGGAAGTGCTAAAGTTCCTTTAGTCATCCGTAATCCTGATAAGATTAAGGGGCATTacacatttatttgtgtttatggCCCTATAAACTTTATGCCATCAGGATTCCAAATTGAAGCTTCACATGTTTCCAAATAAAAAGGGTCCcctctcctaaaaaaaaaaaatattaaaaaaaacactcaagAGAGCAGTGCAAAACTATCAGAGGGGAAACTTAATATGGTACTAAAGTCTTCTCATCTCAATGCTAAAATCAAAGCTAGAGTAAATAGTTCTTTGAGGAATCAGGAAACAGCCTACTGCTTAACATATTATATGAGTACCTTTCTCTTGACTACTCCTAGATGAACAAGGAAAACAAAGCCACAAATACAAAATGATTATAGAAGTATAATCTCTGTTAAAACTGAAGGTCATAATTACCCTGACAGACACTTGGCACTTCTGGCAAAGAGTTTATTTACCTTTTTGGAGACTGGATTCGAGAAACAGTCTTCCAAGCCGAGCAGTCTGGACTGTTGCAGTATTCTCTAAGCTTCTCTAAAGCCTTTCGGGTCTCTACCTCTCCTTGTATCCGATATTCTTCTTCTGTCAGAAGACGGGGGGGCACAGTCTTTTCTGTTGCATTACACATCTTTCTGTGCTCACCAAAATAACATCATGAATGATTAATCAGTAATCTACATCCACCCTTACATCTAACTCCCTTCAGTGGGTCAAGCATACAGCAGAGAGCCTGAACATTAAGAGTCACTGCTCCCACCTTTCTTCTACAGACATCTTTAGTTATAATGTACCCTTGACATGTTAGACTATGAGTGACAAGTCAGAGTAGTCAATATTATTCATTAATGTGAACAAATTCACTTATTTTCCAATAAGTGAcagacaaaatatttatttcccaaTAAATGGAAAAACCACAAGAAATGATGGTGTAAGATTGTGGTTCATTAACTTGGGTCCCCCCGAACTGAAGGCATTACTTTGACTATCTGTAACAGAAAGAACATTGATAACCTCAGAACCTATGACCATTCCATAGTCACCATACAAAGTGACAACATGCTTTGAATTACATCTTAAACTAAGAATAGGACTCCCAGAGCAATCTGAGAGCCAGTGTGAAATAATCTGAAACCAGGTGACCTGAGGCATGCGGTATAAAAGTGATATACTTTGCACCACCCAGTGGTAACAAGAACACATGACACTTTActagatgtttttattttatatataaaataaccagaATTTATAAATTCTGTAAAAATGCCTAcagagaatctaaaaagaaagacttgaaagaaataaaagtgaagCATAATACCATAAATTTGCATTAACAAAGAGGCTCCCAGGTCAACACCTCTGTCTCCTTTTGCTGCAACTGCATCCCACATTGCATGTTTCAGTACAAAGTTACACTGCCTTTCAGTCACCTGTAGGTGATGTACAGCCAGTGAATAGGGTACTCCAGGCTCTTAGTACACAGTGCAATGATGATAATGGCAAGGGCAATGTGTGGTATCTGGATACCGGAATACATGAAACATAAGCCCATCAGCTGCAAGGTCCAAGTCAGCAGGTTGATACTTCGTTCATTCTCCAAGGGCCCATACTTGTAACAGACTGCAAAACTCATGAATCCAACTGCAAGGACATAGCCTATGAGAAGAGTTATCAGAAGACATTCTTTTTAACCTACAGTTGGTAAAAATAATCTGTGTGGGGAACAGCAGTAAACTCACTATGTAGCGCCTACTGAACCAGGGAAATAGGTAAGATCTTTACTCAATTATTCACACTTTTTtcattattcatatatatttatctctTTAAGCTTCTATCCTTTCTACTATCCcgaatttatttaattctcaaatgGAGAATTAAACCTACATGTTGAACAACTCTAAAATAGTCTGTTTAAAAAACCTAATATATGAAAATCCAGATTAATCTGCTCTCAAAGGATTAAGAGTTACTATCTTTATAACCAAAAGATTCTCGCTTTATAGATAAGGTTCATTGTAGAGTCCTTTACTTCTTAAGGTCCTCAAgtgtatttaaaatatgattatatTTATAAAGTCAATTTACAGCTTTTCAGAAAGATGCCTATTATGTAAAGAGAGATGTACTTATAAACACCAACAAATTAAAGTCTTCTCCCTAGCAGCATTTTAATTTAAGAGAAGGTGACAACTGTATAGAGGGATTAGAAATAAGTAAAGAATTATGATTCTTACAAGTTAACAAAATGGCATAGACTATTAAACTCTTGTAAGCAGTAAGCAAGCAACATCTTTTCATGATCAAATTAACTAAAACAgcctataaacatataaaaagtaaagcaaaaccAACAACACTTACTTAAAAGATACTGCCAGTAACATCTCCAGATCtcctgtaaatttttaaaaactagctgAATGAGGTACAGAGAAAAGGACCAGCCTCCTACCAGGATGATGTAAATGGGACTTTTCTAAGAAAGAGTAAAAGTGAAAGCAAAAAGTTACAATGGGCTTTCCatacataaaagaaacaaaatagaactgtgatttaaaaaaaaaaaaaattcaacctaCTAAAAATGCACAAAACACAACTCTTAAAAAGATgtcctttatattttaaatggtacAGTCTGCAAAGAAAACTGGGAAAATGAGATGCTAAACAACTTAAAAGCCTGGCTATATAATCTATGTAATTAACAAACAGGAAGAAGACTTTAATCCCCCCCACTGTATACAGGATTTCAAATAAAAAGGGAGAGATTGTATGTAATCAGGCTCCAAGTTTCATCATGGAAAGTACCTTTCTGAATCAAGGAAAGAGTAGGACATTTACTTATCAGCCATCAATGCAAATTTTCAGTGCTGTTAAGATTATCCAAAAAACAATCCTTCAACTATCCAAGCTCATCCTAACTGCATGTGAGGATTCTGCTCCTTACCTTGGGCATAAACTTGGACAGCATAAAAATGATGATTAGTAAAGAGGCCACAATTCCCACACTCATCCCAGTGGAATAGTAGAAGATTTGACTTCTGCAGAGAGAAAATTCATTTCATGACTACGTGTGTATCCTTCATATATGGCACTGTTCAAACTAGACAACTAACCCAgccaaaagacagaaaaaaggtACAAGGTGAGAGCAGGTATTTGCCCAACActtgagatgagaaaactgaagagacTAGTACAATGTAGCTGCTGCCAGATTATGAAGATTAGTATCAATAAGGGTCCCTCAAATATATCCCAGTAATAAACCTCTGCTTAGTCTCCCGCTCCCATCCCCAGTACCTCTCCCCATGCAATTTCTAATGAGAATCTTTCTTCTGGGAACTGCACAGCTTCTCTAGGGAGAAGGAAGAGCCCCAGTAGACACTGGAAACTAGAACTGAACTGATTACCCAGAAGGATAAACCAAACACAGGGCACAGAACAGGGAGCTCCTATTCCTCTTCTAGGTTCTTTCTACCAGATATCCCTCcctcactttgagtttctctCAGGATCCCCAAAATAAGGAACAACTTCCACCAACCTTGCTCCAGCTGAACTTCAATTGGTAAGCTTTCATTCACCATTCCACAAATATTCTCCTTGTGTTCAAAGTTAATGTTAATTCTACCTTTGTTCAATGCTTGTTatctatatgttttctttatatttgtacATGTCTGTTTCACCTAGCTAGTAGGTTCCTAAAGGCAGGAAATGAGTAAGTGGTTGATATTTGTTTCTTTACTTCTGAACAGCATGAAACTCATCAACACACAGCCTTGTAAAAATGAGGGCTAAACATTTCTAACGGTGGAAAGGGTGGTGCTGTATTGGCTAAATCCCACACATGATGGGTAACCTAATGGGGGAATTTCATTATTACCAATCTTattaatacaagaaaaaaataataattataacacatattatttttttaaattattgaagcAGGCAATGGCCTAGCCATCCATAAAGGTCCTAGAAAAGGGAATGGCAGCACTTCAAGTCTTTATGATAAAAGTCAAGCagggttggacttccctggtggcgcagtggttaagaatccgcctgccaatgcaggggacacgggtttgagccctggtccgggaagatctcacatgccacagagcaactaagcccgtgcgccacaactattgagcctgcgctctagagcccgcaagccacaactactgagcccacgcgcctagagcccgtgctccgcaacaagagaagccaccacagtgagaagcccgtgcaccgcaacgaagagtagcccccactcgccgcaactagagaaagcccatgcgcagcaacgaagacccaacgcagccaaaaatgaatttaaaaaaaaaagtcaagcagGGTAGGTCTGAGCCTCCTCATTCTGCCCTCTAGCCTTCAAACCTACCTGCTCAGCAAGTCAccacaaaaaaatagaataagtccaaggagaaaaatgaggaaGAGTTTGGGGTCAAAtcctgaaataaataaaagacttctGCTTAATAGGGGAACAAAACAATTTAAGGCATTATAGAATAAAAGACAATGTTGGCATCATTGGTCAGctaataaaatatatgcaa
It encodes the following:
- the NEMP1 gene encoding nuclear envelope integral membrane protein 1 isoform X4 codes for the protein MLQESKVYYMNTSQQSCYKNVLIPKWHDIWTQIQIRVNSSKLVRVTQVENEEKLKELEQFSIWNFFSSFLKEKLNDTYVNVGLYSTKTCLKVEILEEDTKYSVIVTRRFDPKLFLIFLLGLILFFCGDLLSRSQIFYYSTGMSVGIVASLLIIIFMLSKFMPKKSPIYIILVGGWSFSLYLIQLVFKNLQEIWRCYWQYLLSYVLAVGFMSFAVCYKYGPLENERSINLLTWTLQLMGLCFMYSGIQIPHIALAIIIIALCTKSLEYPIHWLYITYRKMCNATEKTVPPRLLTEEEYRIQGEVETRKALEKLREYCNSPDCSAWKTVSRIQSPKRFADFVEGSFHLTPNEVSVHEQEYGLESIIAQDELYEETSSEEEDSDSRYPPITQQNSLLT
- the NEMP1 gene encoding nuclear envelope integral membrane protein 1 isoform X2, producing MAGGMKVAVLPAVGAGPWSWGAGGGGAVRLLLVLSGCLVCGSAGIDLNVVMLQESKVYYMNTSQQSCYKNVLIPKWHDIWTQIQIRVNSSKLVRVTQVENEEKLKELEQFSIWNFFSSFLKEKLNDTYVNVGLYSTKTCLKVEILEEDTKYSVIVTRRFDPKLFLIFLLGLILFFCGDLLSRSQIFYYSTGMSVGIVASLLIIIFMLSKFMPKKSPIYIILVGGWSFSLYLIQLVFKNLQEIWRCYWQYLLIGFMSFAVCYKYGPLENERSINLLTWTLQLMGLCFMYSGIQIPHIALAIIIIALCTKSLEYPIHWLYITYRKMCNATEKTVPPRLLTEEEYRIQGEVETRKALEKLREYCNSPDCSAWKTVSRIQSPKRFADFVEGSFHLTPNEVSVHEQEYGLESIIAQDELYEETSSEEEDSDSRYPPITQQNSLLT
- the NEMP1 gene encoding nuclear envelope integral membrane protein 1 isoform X1: MAGGMKVAVLPAVGAGPWSWGAGGGGAVRLLLVLSGCLVCGSAGIDLNVVMLQESKVYYMNTSQQSCYKNVLIPKWHDIWTQIQIRVNSSKLVRVTQVENEEKLKELEQFSIWNFFSSFLKEKLNDTYVNVGLYSTKTCLKVEILEEDTKYSVIVTRRFDPKLFLIFLLGLILFFCGDLLSRSQIFYYSTGMSVGIVASLLIIIFMLSKFMPKKSPIYIILVGGWSFSLYLIQLVFKNLQEIWRCYWQYLLSYVLAVGFMSFAVCYKYGPLENERSINLLTWTLQLMGLCFMYSGIQIPHIALAIIIIALCTKSLEYPIHWLYITYRKMCNATEKTVPPRLLTEEEYRIQGEVETRKALEKLREYCNSPDCSAWKTVSRIQSPKRFADFVEGSFHLTPNEVSVHEQEYGLESIIAQDELYEETSSEEEDSDSRYPPITQQNSLLT
- the NEMP1 gene encoding nuclear envelope integral membrane protein 1 isoform X3, which encodes MAGIDLNVVMLQESKVYYMNTSQQSCYKNVLIPKWHDIWTQIQIRVNSSKLVRVTQVENEEKLKELEQFSIWNFFSSFLKEKLNDTYVNVGLYSTKTCLKVEILEEDTKYSVIVTRRFDPKLFLIFLLGLILFFCGDLLSRSQIFYYSTGMSVGIVASLLIIIFMLSKFMPKKSPIYIILVGGWSFSLYLIQLVFKNLQEIWRCYWQYLLSYVLAVGFMSFAVCYKYGPLENERSINLLTWTLQLMGLCFMYSGIQIPHIALAIIIIALCTKSLEYPIHWLYITYRKMCNATEKTVPPRLLTEEEYRIQGEVETRKALEKLREYCNSPDCSAWKTVSRIQSPKRFADFVEGSFHLTPNEVSVHEQEYGLESIIAQDELYEETSSEEEDSDSRYPPITQQNSLLT